Proteins from a genomic interval of Leifsonia shinshuensis:
- the rocD gene encoding ornithine--oxo-acid transaminase, with translation MTDTVAHRIHPSTPAPTERQAQAIALEDEHAAHNYHPLPVVIAEGEGAWVTDIDGRRYLDCLAAYSAVNFGHSHPLLLDAARAQLDRITLTSRAFHNDQLGPFAAELAALAGKDLVLPMNTGAEAVETAIKVARAWGYRVKGVPDGRANIVVMAGNFHGRTITIVSFSDDPDARDGFGPYTPGFRTVPYGDADAVAAAIDDDTVAVLVEPIQGEAGVVVPPADFLPAVRALCDERRVLLIADEIQSGLGRVGATFACDLVGVVPDLYLLGKALGGGIVPVSAVVGDRDVLGVIQPGEHGSTFGGNPLAAAVGRAVVGLLATGEPQERAELLGRRLHSDLARLLGHGVREVRGAGLWAGIDIDPALATGREVCELLMERGVLAKDTHGSTIRLAPPIVVEPSEIDWAVDQLEAVLRELGAR, from the coding sequence ATGACCGACACCGTCGCCCACCGCATCCACCCGTCGACGCCCGCGCCGACGGAGCGCCAGGCGCAGGCGATCGCGCTCGAGGACGAGCACGCTGCCCACAACTACCACCCGCTCCCCGTCGTCATCGCCGAAGGCGAGGGCGCCTGGGTGACCGACATCGACGGCCGCCGCTACCTGGACTGCCTGGCCGCCTACTCCGCGGTCAACTTCGGCCACTCCCACCCGCTGCTGCTCGACGCGGCGCGGGCGCAGCTGGACCGGATCACGCTGACCAGCCGCGCCTTCCACAACGACCAGCTCGGCCCGTTCGCCGCCGAGCTCGCGGCGCTCGCGGGCAAGGACCTGGTGCTGCCGATGAACACCGGCGCGGAGGCCGTCGAGACCGCGATCAAAGTGGCGCGCGCGTGGGGCTACCGCGTGAAGGGCGTGCCGGACGGGCGCGCGAACATCGTCGTGATGGCGGGGAACTTCCACGGCCGGACCATCACGATCGTGAGCTTCTCCGACGACCCGGACGCGCGCGACGGCTTCGGCCCGTACACGCCGGGCTTCCGCACGGTCCCGTACGGCGACGCGGACGCCGTCGCGGCCGCGATCGACGACGACACCGTGGCGGTGCTGGTGGAGCCCATCCAGGGCGAGGCCGGGGTCGTCGTGCCGCCGGCGGACTTCCTCCCCGCGGTCCGGGCGCTCTGCGACGAGCGCCGGGTGCTCCTGATCGCCGACGAGATCCAGTCCGGGCTCGGCCGTGTGGGCGCGACGTTCGCGTGCGACCTGGTGGGTGTCGTGCCCGACCTCTACCTGCTCGGCAAAGCGCTCGGCGGCGGGATCGTTCCGGTCTCGGCCGTGGTCGGCGACCGCGACGTGCTCGGCGTCATCCAGCCCGGCGAGCACGGCTCCACCTTCGGAGGCAACCCGCTGGCCGCGGCGGTCGGCCGGGCTGTGGTCGGCCTCCTGGCGACGGGGGAGCCGCAGGAACGCGCGGAGCTCCTCGGGCGCCGCCTGCACTCCGACCTCGCCCGGCTGCTCGGCCACGGCGTCCGCGAGGTGCGCGGCGCGGGCCTCTGGGCCGGCATCGACATCGACCCGGCGCTCGCGACCGGGCGCGAAGTGTGCGAGCTGCTCATGGAGCGCGGCGTGCTGGCGAAGGACACCCACGGCTCCACGATCCGGCTCGCGCCGCCGATCGTCGTCGAGCCGAGCGAGATCGACTGGGCGGTGGACCAGCTGGAGGCGGTGCTGCGGGAGCTGGGGGCGCGGTAG
- a CDS encoding AsnC family transcriptional regulator, translating to MDNLDRSILDLLRQNARAGYGDIGGVVGLSASAVKRRVDKLVGDGVIRGFTIQVDPAIDGMSTEAYVELFCRGTVSPEELLRILSAVPEVVDAGTVTGSADAIVHIRSRDIPSLEAALEKVRLAPNVDHTRSAIVLSRLINRGNN from the coding sequence GTGGACAACCTCGATCGCAGCATCCTCGACCTGCTCCGCCAGAACGCGCGCGCCGGCTACGGCGACATCGGCGGCGTCGTCGGCCTGTCCGCCTCGGCGGTCAAGCGCCGGGTCGACAAGCTCGTCGGCGACGGGGTCATCCGCGGCTTCACCATCCAGGTGGACCCCGCCATCGACGGGATGAGCACGGAGGCCTACGTCGAGCTGTTCTGCCGCGGCACCGTGTCGCCCGAGGAGCTGCTGCGCATCCTCTCGGCCGTCCCCGAGGTCGTCGACGCGGGCACGGTCACCGGCAGCGCCGACGCGATCGTCCACATCCGCTCGCGCGACATCCCGAGCCTGGAGGCCGCGCTCGAGAAGGTGCGCCTGGCGCCGAACGTCGACCACACCCGGAGCGCGATCGTGCTGTCGCGGCTCATCAACCGCGGCAACAACTGA
- a CDS encoding SRPBCC family protein, with protein MSTTARATIHVDVPRADVWRAITDPDTIARYLFGSRVSTDWHEGSPIVYRGEWEGRPYEDKGTILEVVPGERLVSSYYSPLSGKPDVPESYQTVSYLLADDAGGTAVTVTQDGCADEAEAERMSENWGMTLGSLKSVVEQT; from the coding sequence ATGAGCACGACAGCACGAGCGACCATCCACGTCGACGTCCCGCGCGCGGACGTCTGGCGCGCCATCACCGACCCGGACACGATCGCGCGCTACCTGTTCGGCAGCCGCGTCAGCACCGACTGGCACGAGGGCAGCCCGATCGTCTACCGCGGCGAGTGGGAGGGCAGGCCGTACGAGGACAAGGGCACGATCCTGGAGGTCGTCCCCGGCGAGCGCCTCGTCTCCAGCTACTACAGCCCGCTCAGCGGCAAACCGGACGTCCCGGAGAGCTACCAGACGGTCTCGTACCTCCTCGCCGACGACGCGGGGGGCACCGCGGTGACCGTCACCCAGGACGGCTGCGCCGACGAGGCGGAGGCCGAGCGGATGAGCGAGAACTGGGGCATGACGTTGGGCTCGCTCAAGTCGGTGGTGGAGCAAACCTGA
- a CDS encoding response regulator transcription factor — protein MKLLVVEDDPDMGGLVERGLAAEGYDVTLVTNGVDALIALRGDTFSAAAIDVMLPGMSGFELCRHIREAANPMPILLLTARDAIEDRVHGLDSGADDYLTKPFAFAELAARVRALLRREPSGMRPQVSVGRLTIDSHEHQALVSGHEMPLSRREFTLLRLFATNPDKTLSRADILESVWGTTDNIGTNVIDQYVSYLRKKLDLAGAGLSIVTERGRGYRLDAKNALESTTEGKQADAKQPTETPAP, from the coding sequence ATGAAGTTGCTCGTTGTCGAAGACGATCCGGACATGGGAGGCCTCGTCGAGCGGGGTCTCGCCGCCGAAGGATACGACGTCACCCTGGTCACCAACGGCGTCGACGCCCTCATCGCGCTGCGCGGGGACACGTTCTCGGCTGCCGCGATCGACGTCATGCTGCCCGGGATGAGCGGCTTCGAGCTGTGCAGGCACATCCGCGAGGCGGCCAACCCCATGCCGATCCTGCTCCTCACCGCGCGCGACGCCATCGAGGACCGCGTGCACGGCCTCGACTCCGGCGCCGACGACTACCTGACGAAGCCGTTCGCGTTCGCCGAGCTGGCCGCGCGCGTGCGCGCCCTGCTGCGCCGCGAGCCCAGCGGGATGCGGCCGCAGGTCAGCGTCGGCCGGCTCACGATCGACTCGCACGAGCACCAGGCACTGGTCTCCGGCCACGAGATGCCGCTCAGCCGCCGGGAGTTCACCCTGCTGCGGCTGTTCGCCACGAACCCGGACAAGACGCTGTCGCGCGCCGACATCCTCGAGTCGGTCTGGGGCACCACGGACAACATCGGGACGAACGTCATCGACCAGTACGTCTCCTACCTGCGCAAGAAGCTCGACCTGGCCGGCGCCGGCCTGTCCATCGTGACGGAGCGCGGCCGCGGCTACCGGCTCGACGCGAAGAACGCGCTGGAGTCGACGACCGAGGGCAAGCAGGCGGACGCGAAGCAGCCGACGGAGACCCCGGCGCCGTGA
- a CDS encoding ATP-binding protein encodes MTWLRRLSITARITIGSLIVATLFGLVAVVVIRVGVSSILHNATVTLLDNDVAAPVQSVQSNPTGPFDLPGGGQELAVVDANGVILDSTLPTALEDRIDRLLALPPTPSTVQVGDDTYEVLVKAVPTKAGTMHVVAARNDETTSLILDRLTLALLIGAGVLILGFGGASWLLARAALRPVSRMREQADRIAGGETAGRGDDAGLLTVGPAQDELSELATTLNDLIRRLRASADRERQMVSDASHELRTPLAVLRGQLELAELDAGDADALLDDIRSSHSTALRLGTLANNLLELSRIEAGPSSGRIDWRTLVDELTDAIDRARLLVSSDEDDRSISVDFDYDPKRRPSSDSRIALSPTDFGRILDNLLGNAITAIRSRGARSDTGPVPRPGDVEPSAPAVEDVVSAALHVEPDWVVLTVHDSGPGMPEDFIPVALDRFTRADGARTTSRAGGGGGLGLAIVAALAGAAGGGVQLANAPSGGLVVTVRLPLVRA; translated from the coding sequence GTGACCTGGCTGCGGCGCCTGTCGATCACCGCGCGCATCACGATCGGCAGCCTCATCGTCGCCACCCTGTTCGGCCTGGTCGCGGTCGTCGTCATCCGCGTGGGGGTGTCGTCCATCCTCCACAACGCGACCGTCACCCTCCTCGACAACGACGTGGCCGCCCCGGTCCAGTCGGTCCAGTCGAATCCGACCGGACCGTTCGACCTGCCAGGCGGCGGGCAGGAGCTCGCCGTCGTCGACGCGAACGGCGTCATCCTGGACTCCACGCTGCCCACGGCGCTGGAGGACCGGATCGACCGCCTGCTGGCCCTCCCGCCGACGCCGTCGACCGTGCAGGTCGGCGACGACACGTACGAAGTGCTCGTGAAGGCCGTGCCGACCAAAGCGGGCACCATGCACGTCGTCGCCGCCCGCAACGACGAGACGACCTCGCTCATCCTCGACCGGCTCACCCTCGCCCTGCTGATCGGCGCGGGCGTCCTGATCCTCGGCTTCGGCGGGGCGTCCTGGCTGCTGGCGCGTGCGGCGCTGCGGCCGGTCAGCCGGATGCGCGAGCAGGCCGACCGGATCGCCGGCGGCGAGACGGCCGGCAGGGGCGACGACGCGGGCCTGCTGACCGTCGGCCCGGCCCAGGACGAGCTGTCCGAGCTGGCGACGACGCTGAACGACCTGATCCGCCGGTTGCGGGCGTCGGCCGACCGCGAGCGCCAGATGGTGTCCGACGCCAGCCACGAGCTCCGCACGCCGCTGGCCGTGCTGCGCGGCCAGCTGGAGCTGGCGGAGCTGGACGCGGGCGACGCGGACGCGCTCCTCGACGACATCCGCTCGTCGCACTCGACCGCCCTGCGGCTGGGGACGCTCGCCAACAACCTGCTCGAGCTGTCGCGCATCGAGGCCGGCCCCTCCAGCGGACGCATCGACTGGCGGACGCTGGTGGACGAGCTGACCGACGCGATCGACCGCGCGCGCCTGCTGGTCAGCAGCGACGAGGACGACCGGTCGATCTCGGTGGACTTCGACTACGACCCCAAGCGCCGCCCGAGCTCGGACTCCCGGATCGCGCTGTCGCCGACCGACTTCGGCCGCATCCTGGACAACCTGCTCGGCAACGCCATCACGGCGATCCGCAGCCGCGGCGCCCGTTCGGACACCGGCCCGGTGCCGCGGCCGGGCGACGTCGAGCCGTCCGCCCCGGCGGTCGAGGACGTGGTGAGCGCCGCGTTGCACGTGGAGCCGGACTGGGTCGTCCTCACCGTGCACGACTCCGGGCCCGGCATGCCGGAGGACTTCATCCCGGTGGCACTGGACCGGTTCACGCGCGCGGACGGGGCGAGGACGACCTCCCGCGCGGGCGGCGGCGGCGGACTCGGGCTGGCGATCGTGGCCGCGCTGGCGGGCGCCGCGGGCGGCGGAGTGCAGCTCGCGAACGCGCCGAGCGGCGGCCTCGTGGTCACCGTACGGCTGCCGCTCGTCCGCGCCTGA
- a CDS encoding aldo/keto reductase: protein MTENPPTAAVPAIALNSGTSIPQLGLGTWPLDDAEVERAVLAAAELGYRHVDTAAKYGNETGVGRGVRGSGLAREEWFVTTKLDGGYQGDDRAVAGLDASLQRLGLDYVDLLLIHWPLPARDQYVSTWETFIRLQQSGKARAIGVSNFKPAHLDRLIAETGVTPAVNQIQLSPAIQRREQRAYGVEHGIVTESWSPIGGSGDLLAAPVLAEVAAKHDRTVGQVVLRWHVQNGLVAIPKSRNPERMAENLAVFDFELDADDLAAIDSLDEGPDAGVDSDRSGH, encoded by the coding sequence ACCGAGAACCCGCCCACCGCCGCCGTGCCCGCGATCGCCCTCAATTCCGGGACGAGCATCCCGCAGCTCGGCCTCGGGACCTGGCCGCTCGACGACGCGGAGGTCGAGCGCGCCGTCCTCGCGGCGGCGGAGCTCGGCTACCGCCATGTCGACACCGCCGCCAAGTACGGCAACGAGACCGGCGTCGGGCGCGGGGTCCGCGGCAGCGGCCTCGCCCGCGAGGAGTGGTTCGTCACGACCAAGCTCGACGGTGGCTACCAGGGCGACGACCGCGCGGTCGCGGGGCTCGACGCGAGCCTGCAGCGGCTCGGGCTCGACTACGTCGACCTGCTGCTCATCCACTGGCCGCTTCCCGCGCGCGACCAGTACGTGTCCACCTGGGAGACCTTCATCCGGTTGCAGCAGAGCGGCAAGGCGCGCGCGATCGGCGTCTCCAACTTCAAGCCGGCGCACCTCGACCGCCTCATCGCCGAGACGGGGGTGACGCCCGCGGTCAACCAGATCCAGCTCAGCCCCGCCATTCAGCGCCGCGAGCAGCGAGCCTATGGGGTCGAGCACGGCATCGTCACCGAGTCGTGGAGCCCGATCGGGGGCTCGGGCGACCTCCTCGCCGCGCCGGTCCTCGCCGAGGTGGCAGCCAAGCACGACCGCACCGTCGGCCAGGTCGTGCTCCGCTGGCACGTTCAGAACGGCCTCGTCGCGATCCCCAAGTCGCGCAACCCCGAGCGGATGGCGGAGAACCTCGCCGTCTTCGACTTCGAGCTCGACGCGGACGACCTCGCGGCCATCGACAGCCTCGACGAAGGCCCGGACGCCGGCGTGGACTCGGACCGCAGCGGGCACTGA